The genomic interval TTCGATAATCCTTGGCTCTTTAAGAGCACTATTTCCGAATAGATAAACGATTAAGCTTTTTTGTAAGTTCACAGTTGCATTTTCCGTAAGAACCAATACTTTACCCGCATTATCGTTTAGCCAATTTTTCTGAAAGCTATGTTTAAGTGCAAGCAGGGCTGCTACTAGAAACTTGTTATTTAATAATTCTACACTTTCATCCGATATTGAACCGAGATCATTGTAAATATAGTCGAAATCGGGAATAAAACGTTTCCACTCCTTTTCTAAATTTGCGAAAAGGCTTCCCACACCTCTATATTCCCATCTTCCCTGTCCATGGTATAGCAGTATTGGAATAATAATTGATAATTTTTCTTTGTTGTCAATCTGTTTCTGAAGAGCCGAAAAAATATATCCCCCAATTTGAATTGGAGTGTATTTATCTGCAAAGCTTTTATGTTCAATTAGTAAAGAAACCTTTACTTCATTTTCATTATTTTTTAACCTACAGGAATAAACAATGTCCGACATCGTTTTTCTTAATTGTTCAGAAACATAAGAATCCGGTATCTGGGTTAAAGTTGAAAAATCCAGTTTATCGGAAACAAATGAGGGTAAAAAATTCTGAAAATAGTCAATTGCAATACCTTTGTCAGCCAGGATTGCTCTTATAAAATTGTCGTGTATTGTGATGTGGTGTTTGCCCATTTTGCAAATATACGTATATACATAGATAGCCGCGATCTGGTCATCGGAATTCTAAGTAATATTGAAATTCGGCAAATCATCCGATGCGCTTCAACGCATAGTATATACATGTATTTTTTATCTTTATATGTGATAGATATTAAACTCAATGTTGATGCGTCTGTTCATATATCTGCTTCTGAATATTATCAGTATTTACTTCTTCTCCTGTTCACCCAGCTTGCCGGAAGATGTAAAAGTTGCTATGCAGGAGCTTCCTGACGATCTGGATTATAACCAGCATGTTAAACCCATAATTTCGGACAAGTGTTTTGCTTGTCACGGGCCTGATAAGGCAAAACAAAAAGCAGGATTACGGCTGGATATAGCCGTAATGGCATATGCAAGCCTGTCTAAAAATCCCGGCAAAGTTGCAATTACTCCGGGCAATCTGGCTGATAGTGAGTTCTTTCATCGGATAGTTTCACAGGATCCTGATTACATGATGCCAACGCCGGAATCACACCTTAGTTTGTCCGCAAAGGAAAAGGCAATTTTGATTAAATGGATTACGGATGGAGCTGAATACAAACCACACTGGGCATTTGTAAAACCAGAAAAAGCGGATATTCCAAAAGTAAAAAGGGATGATTGGGTCATTAATCCAATTGATAATTTTATTCTGAAAAAACTGGAACAGGAAAAGCTCAACCCAACCAGAGAAGCAGAAAAAGAACTTTTATTAAGGCGCGTTTCTTTGGATCTTTCCGGATTACCTCCTACACTCACTGAAATTGATTCTTTTCTAAATGATACTTCTCCTGATGCTTACGAAAAACAGGTAAACCGCTTGTTAAATTCACCGCATTATGGTGAGAAAATGGCAGTCGACTGGCTGGATCTTGCTCGTTTTTCTGATTCGCATGGTTACACGGTTGACAGGCTAAGGGATATGTCGCCATACCGTGACTGGGTAATTGGGGCATTTAATAAAAATATGAAATATGATCAGTTTATTCACTGGCAGCTGGCAGGCGATCTCATGCCAAAACCCACGAAAGAAATGATCATTGCCACAGCGTTCAACCGCAATCATCAACAGAATATGGAAGGCGGAATTGTTGAAGAGGAATTTCAGACAGAATATGTAATTGACCGGACTAATACATTCGGAGATGCTTTTCTGGGCATTTCAATTGGTTGTGCCAAATGCCATGATCACAAATACGACCCTATATCTCAAAAAAATTATTACGAGCTTTTCAGTTTTTTTAATAATGTAAAAGAAGCCGGCCAGATTTCATGGAATGATGCTTTGCCAACGCCAACATTAATGCTTCCGACTGAGGAACAGGAAAAAATGCTGCGTTTCATAAAAACAGAAATAACACAGCAGGAAACGAGGATGGAAGAAACAAAATCAACATCTGACAAGGGTTTTGAAAAATGGATTGCTTCCGGAAGTTATAATAATTTATCAAAGGAAAAACTTCCCAGAAGCGGATTACAGGCACAATATAACTTTGATCAGAATTCACTTAAAAACCTTGTTAATCCGAAGCAAACCGGCGTAATGAAAAGGGAATCCGGACAGGATGGTGGTAAACCTGAATTTGATGCTGATAGAAATGGCAAAGTTCTTAATCTGAATGGAGACGTTTTTTTGGACTTAAACCAAACCGGGATTTTTAGGAAATCGGATCCGTTTAGTATAGGTATTTGGGTAAATGTCCCGGCTGAATTAAAAGAAGGTGTGATTTTGCATAAGAGCCAGGCTGAGCGATTGTACAATTTTCGAGGTTACCATTTGTATCTGAAAAATGACAGACTGGAACTGAATATGGCGCATACGGCTCCTTCTAATGCGATAACCAGAATCACCAGGCAAACAATACCCAGAAATAAATGGATTCAGTTAACGATCACTTACGACGGTACTTCGAAAGCAAATGGTTTCAAATTATATCTGGATGGCAACGAAATGGCTTTGGAAACGACCATGGATCAATTAACAAAAGATATTTTGTTTGATTCTAAAACTGAGCCTGGCTTACAGATTGGCGGATGGTGGCGCGGACTGGGATTCAAAAATGGAAAAGTAGATGATATTTTGGTTTATAACCGTGTATTGACTCCTTTTGAAGTCAGGATAATCGGGAATAAATCAACCTGGCCTACAATTCTGAATAAAGACAAAGAACTATTCTCTGCCAGTGATTTACAATTTTTAAAAGACTATTATTTGACGGTGATCAATCCTGAAATGATTGCCGGTTATAAAAAATTACATGAACTACGAACTGTTTTTAGCGATTCAAGCAAAAATATAAAGGAATTGATGGTCATGCAAGAAATGCCGAAACCCAAAAAAGCGCATATTCTGCTGCGAGGAAATTATGATGCATTTGGAGAAGAAGTTTTTCCCAATACACCGAAATCCATCTTACCGTTTTCAAAAAATCTGCCTAAAAACCGTTACGGTTTAGCACAATGGCTTACCAATAGAAATCACCCGCTTACAGCCAGAGTGGAGGTAAACCGATTATGGCAAAATTTCTTCGGGACGGGTTTAGTTAAAACAACGGAAGATTTTGGAAACCAGGGCGAAATGCCAAGCCATCCTGAATTGCTCGATTGGCTGGCTGTTCATTTTATGGAATCTGGCTGGGATATAAAAAAACTGAATAAGCTGATCGTGATGTCGGCTACCTATCGCCAGGATTCGCATACCAATAATGAAATCCGTGAAAAAGATCCTGAAAACCGCTGGTATGCTCACGGCCCTGCAAACAGAATGACCGCCGAAATGATCCGAGACAATGCGCTGGTAGCAAGTGGATTGATCAATACTCAAATTGGTGGAAAAAGTATAAAACCGTATCAGCCGGAAGGCCTGTGGTCAATTAACAGCAGCAATTATGAACCAGATTCGGGAGAAGCGGTGTATCGGCGCAGCCTGTATGTGATCGTCAAAAGATCTGTCCCCAATCCTACCCTTTCCACTTTTGATGCCACAACCAGAAGTTTCTGTGTGGTAAGGCGTCAAAAAACAAATACGCCATTGCAAGCTTTGGTGACTTTAAATGACCCGACCTTCAATGAAGCAGCAAAAGTTTTAGGCGAACAAATGACCAAAACACCGGATCATAAAAAAGCGATTATTGATACATACAGAAAGCTTACAGGCCGTACTCCAGTTTCCAAAGAAGTTAATTTGCTTGTATTACTTCAAAATGATCAGCAGCAAAAATTTAAGGAAAATCCAAAGAAAGCGATAGGCTGGCTTCATACAGGACAATACCTGATTGACAAAAAACTGGACATTTCACTTATCGCCGCCAACACAGTTGTAGCCAGCACTATACTTAATTCGGATGCAACTTTAACGAAAAGATAAGAGATGTCACATCATCATGACGACGAATTCAGGCTTCATTCACCAGAATTCAATAAAATACATCAATCGCTTGACCGGCGCCGGTTCCTGACCAAAACTTCCCTGGGTCTGGGCGCCTTGGCGATAGGTTCGATATTCGGCGCTGATAAACTTTTCGGATCTGGCGCTAAACCGGCGACTACAAATGTACCAAACCTGGAAGAAGACATATTACGTGCACTTCCGCATATAGCACCCAAGGCAAAACGGGTCGTATATCTTTTCATGAGCGGAGGCCCTTCGCAATTTGAAACATTTGATTATAAGCCAAAACTCGTAGATCTGGCCGGGAAGGATTTACCGGATTCGGTACGTAAAGGACAACGGTTGACAGGAATGAGTGCCAATCAGAGTGCTTTACCCATGGTGCCTTCTATTTACAAATTTAACCAGCATGGCAGGAACAATACCTGGGTCAGTGAATTACTTCCGCATACTGCTAAGGTTGTGGACGATCTTTGTATTGTCAAATCCATTTATTCGGAAGCCATTAACCATGATCCGGCTATTACTTTTTTCCAAACCGGAAACCAGCTTCCAGGCCGGCCTTCTATTGGTTCATGGGTAAGTTACGGATTAGGTTCTGACAATAATAATCTGCCTACTTTCATCGTGCTTGTTTCCAAAAATGCACCGAAAGACCAGCCACTTTATGCGCGTTTGTGGGGAAACGGTTTTTTGGCTTCCAAACATCAGGGTGTTCAGTTCAGATCGGGAAAGGATCCTGTTCTATTTCTAAATAATCCGGAAGGCTATGATGGTACAGATCGTAAGGAAATGCTGGGATATCTGACAAAATTAAACCAGTTACAAAACGAAAGTTTTCAGGATCCGGAAATAGAAAACCGGATTGCACAATATGAAATGGCATACCGGATGCAAACATCGGTACCAGAAGTAATGGATACTTCCGATGAACCGGACGAAGTTTTTGACCTGTACGGGCCGGATAGCCGGGATTCAGGTTCTTATGCGGCCAATTGTATCCTTGCCAGAAAGCTCCTGGAAAAAGACGTCAAATTTGTACAGCTTTATCACCAGGGCTGGGATCAGCACGGAGATTTACCAAAAGGAATTGCAAACCAATGTAAGCAGACCGATCAGGCAACGGCAGCTTTGGTAACAGATCTTAAACGACGGGGATTACTGGATGATACTTTGGTGATCTGGGGTGGTGAATTTGGACGTACTGTTTATTCGCAAGGCAAACTTACTGCAAATGACTACGGCCGCGACCATCATCCGCGCTGTTTCACGATGTGGATGGCTGGCGCAGGAGTAAAACCGGGAATCAGCTATGGAGAAACGGACGAGTTCAGTTATAATATCATCAAAGACCCGGTTCATGTCCATGATTTTCAGGCTACGCTCATGCACCTGATGGGTGTTGATCATGAGCGTTTAACATATAAATTTCAAGGCCGGAGATTTCGCCTGACAGATGTACATGGGAAAGTTGTGAAAGATATTCTGGCATGATTGTCAGTTCTCTACAAATTCCCATGCGCTCTGATAGGCATTTAACTCTTCTGCATAAGTAATAAAATCAGCGTAAAATGGCAATGAGGCCAGCGTTGCACTGTCACCGATCACAACCAGTTTTTTCCGCGCCCTTGTCATAGCAACGTTCATCCTGCGTATGTCTGACAAGAAACCGATTTCACCTTCAGCATTACTTCTTGTCATACTGATATACACTATATCACGTTCCTGCCCCTGAAAACTGTCAATCGTATTGACCGATATTTTATCAAGATAAGGCTGTAGAACCGGCGAATGCAGCAATTGATCTTTCAGTATCTGTATCTGCTGTTTGTATGGAGAAATAACGGCAATAGTAGGAAAATCCTTTACAGAATAATGACCAGGATTTCCATTAGTCAGTTCCAACACAACTTGTGATAAATGTTTGAACAGGAAAACTGCTTCTTCCGGATTTGTGGAACTTGTCCCTTCCAGTTTTTCATCAAAACCACAGCCCGCTGTATCAACAAATGCCAGTGGAGCATCAATTGGAAACAGCAAATGATTCGCAACAGATTGATGCGCTTTTAGTTTACCCTGATAAAACACTTTTGAAGAATAACCCATGATTGCTTTATTCATCCGGTATTGTTCTTCAAGCAACACAACTGCTTCGGGATGTAACGACACGCATTTTTCCAGTAATGTTTCAGCCAAACCATTTTTAGCGGCTTCATTGGATTTAATTGTGGGTGATAACTGAAAGTGATCACCCGCCAAAACTAATTTCTCTGCTTTCAAAATCGGTATCCAGCATGCAGGTTCGAGCGCTTGTCCTGCTTCGTCAATTACAACGGTGTGATATTTGAGATTCCGGACTGTATAATGATTGGAACCAACCAATGTTGCTGTGATAACCTGCGCTTTGGCCACCAGATCATCAATGATATATTGTTCTGAATTACTTACTTCTTTCATGATCCGGTAAGCCTCATCAAAAAGTGCTTTTCGTTGTTCACGTTCGGCTTTACCAAAGCTGCGCTTATACTTATGCGCCATGTTTTTGAACTCGTTCGCCTGCTTTTTCAGATTTTTAATTTCCTTCATACGGCTGTGAGCTGCCATTTTACTATCCAGTGTCAACGACATCAATCGTTCTGAAACACGTGAAGGATTACCAACCCTTAGTACATTTAAACCCTCGTCCGATAATTTTTCACTTAACAGATCAACAGCAGTATTACTGGGTGCAACAACCAGAATTTGTTTATGACCCTGTTTGATTAATGCTTTAATGGCCTGTACCAAAGTGGTGGTTTTACCGGTTCCGGGAGGTCCGTGCACAACAGCCAGTTCATTAGCCGATAAAATTCTGTCAACAGCCAGTTGCTGTGATGCGTTTAGCTTTGGTACTATATACGGATTCTTTAAGGGTAAAAAAGCGGGTTCCTTTTCTCCCGTTAAAATCTTAACTAAACGCCCTTCCGGCTTGTCTTTTAGCACATTAGCCGTCTGAATAGCCGACTGCATTTCATCGTAACTATTGTCATCGAATAGCAGGTCAATCCCCAGCTTTCCATCTCTTGACCAATCCGGCAACTCATCGGTACGTAAAGTTATTTTTAACCGGTTTCCGCTTTGGTGAGAAATGGTACCTTCTACCCTATCCTGCTTTGCATCGTGGTTCGAAAATAAAACTGCCGGTGCACCAAACCTCAGCTGATGCGCAATATCCTGATGCGTGGTACGCTCCACCTCAACAGTCAGATAATCACCGCGGCTCATTTCTGATCCCCTGATTGCGATAGGATACCAGGAAAGCCCGTTTGCCCTGCGCTCAGATACAGACGTTGATTCAGTAAGTTTAAGATAAGACCGTCTGTCTTCCTCCCGTTCTGTTTTCAGTAAATCAAGTAACTTTTTAAAATAATCCATGCTGTAAAGGTAACGGGATATTTTTGGCTTAGGAAAACCATGTTAGACCAACTTATTCAGTAGATTTGGCAAATACTGCCTGAAAAGGCACTTTAAATCATTCTATCCAAAACCACTTCATTTTAAATAAAAAATATATTAATGGGTAGCCCGCTAAAAAACTTATA from Dyadobacter sp. NIV53 carries:
- a CDS encoding DUF1501 domain-containing protein translates to MSHHHDDEFRLHSPEFNKIHQSLDRRRFLTKTSLGLGALAIGSIFGADKLFGSGAKPATTNVPNLEEDILRALPHIAPKAKRVVYLFMSGGPSQFETFDYKPKLVDLAGKDLPDSVRKGQRLTGMSANQSALPMVPSIYKFNQHGRNNTWVSELLPHTAKVVDDLCIVKSIYSEAINHDPAITFFQTGNQLPGRPSIGSWVSYGLGSDNNNLPTFIVLVSKNAPKDQPLYARLWGNGFLASKHQGVQFRSGKDPVLFLNNPEGYDGTDRKEMLGYLTKLNQLQNESFQDPEIENRIAQYEMAYRMQTSVPEVMDTSDEPDEVFDLYGPDSRDSGSYAANCILARKLLEKDVKFVQLYHQGWDQHGDLPKGIANQCKQTDQATAALVTDLKRRGLLDDTLVIWGGEFGRTVYSQGKLTANDYGRDHHPRCFTMWMAGAGVKPGISYGETDEFSYNIIKDPVHVHDFQATLMHLMGVDHERLTYKFQGRRFRLTDVHGKVVKDILA
- a CDS encoding Rpn family recombination-promoting nuclease/putative transposase; the protein is MGKHHITIHDNFIRAILADKGIAIDYFQNFLPSFVSDKLDFSTLTQIPDSYVSEQLRKTMSDIVYSCRLKNNENEVKVSLLIEHKSFADKYTPIQIGGYIFSALQKQIDNKEKLSIIIPILLYHGQGRWEYRGVGSLFANLEKEWKRFIPDFDYIYNDLGSISDESVELLNNKFLVAALLALKHSFQKNWLNDNAGKVLVLTENATVNLQKSLIVYLFGNSALKEPRIIEILESLPFTLKETVMSTLDVFLEKGKK
- a CDS encoding AAA domain-containing protein, translating into MDYFKKLLDLLKTEREEDRRSYLKLTESTSVSERRANGLSWYPIAIRGSEMSRGDYLTVEVERTTHQDIAHQLRFGAPAVLFSNHDAKQDRVEGTISHQSGNRLKITLRTDELPDWSRDGKLGIDLLFDDNSYDEMQSAIQTANVLKDKPEGRLVKILTGEKEPAFLPLKNPYIVPKLNASQQLAVDRILSANELAVVHGPPGTGKTTTLVQAIKALIKQGHKQILVVAPSNTAVDLLSEKLSDEGLNVLRVGNPSRVSERLMSLTLDSKMAAHSRMKEIKNLKKQANEFKNMAHKYKRSFGKAEREQRKALFDEAYRIMKEVSNSEQYIIDDLVAKAQVITATLVGSNHYTVRNLKYHTVVIDEAGQALEPACWIPILKAEKLVLAGDHFQLSPTIKSNEAAKNGLAETLLEKCVSLHPEAVVLLEEQYRMNKAIMGYSSKVFYQGKLKAHQSVANHLLFPIDAPLAFVDTAGCGFDEKLEGTSSTNPEEAVFLFKHLSQVVLELTNGNPGHYSVKDFPTIAVISPYKQQIQILKDQLLHSPVLQPYLDKISVNTIDSFQGQERDIVYISMTRSNAEGEIGFLSDIRRMNVAMTRARKKLVVIGDSATLASLPFYADFITYAEELNAYQSAWEFVEN
- a CDS encoding DUF1553 domain-containing protein, which gives rise to MRLFIYLLLNIISIYFFSCSPSLPEDVKVAMQELPDDLDYNQHVKPIISDKCFACHGPDKAKQKAGLRLDIAVMAYASLSKNPGKVAITPGNLADSEFFHRIVSQDPDYMMPTPESHLSLSAKEKAILIKWITDGAEYKPHWAFVKPEKADIPKVKRDDWVINPIDNFILKKLEQEKLNPTREAEKELLLRRVSLDLSGLPPTLTEIDSFLNDTSPDAYEKQVNRLLNSPHYGEKMAVDWLDLARFSDSHGYTVDRLRDMSPYRDWVIGAFNKNMKYDQFIHWQLAGDLMPKPTKEMIIATAFNRNHQQNMEGGIVEEEFQTEYVIDRTNTFGDAFLGISIGCAKCHDHKYDPISQKNYYELFSFFNNVKEAGQISWNDALPTPTLMLPTEEQEKMLRFIKTEITQQETRMEETKSTSDKGFEKWIASGSYNNLSKEKLPRSGLQAQYNFDQNSLKNLVNPKQTGVMKRESGQDGGKPEFDADRNGKVLNLNGDVFLDLNQTGIFRKSDPFSIGIWVNVPAELKEGVILHKSQAERLYNFRGYHLYLKNDRLELNMAHTAPSNAITRITRQTIPRNKWIQLTITYDGTSKANGFKLYLDGNEMALETTMDQLTKDILFDSKTEPGLQIGGWWRGLGFKNGKVDDILVYNRVLTPFEVRIIGNKSTWPTILNKDKELFSASDLQFLKDYYLTVINPEMIAGYKKLHELRTVFSDSSKNIKELMVMQEMPKPKKAHILLRGNYDAFGEEVFPNTPKSILPFSKNLPKNRYGLAQWLTNRNHPLTARVEVNRLWQNFFGTGLVKTTEDFGNQGEMPSHPELLDWLAVHFMESGWDIKKLNKLIVMSATYRQDSHTNNEIREKDPENRWYAHGPANRMTAEMIRDNALVASGLINTQIGGKSIKPYQPEGLWSINSSNYEPDSGEAVYRRSLYVIVKRSVPNPTLSTFDATTRSFCVVRRQKTNTPLQALVTLNDPTFNEAAKVLGEQMTKTPDHKKAIIDTYRKLTGRTPVSKEVNLLVLLQNDQQQKFKENPKKAIGWLHTGQYLIDKKLDISLIAANTVVASTILNSDATLTKR